A window from Dioscorea cayenensis subsp. rotundata cultivar TDr96_F1 chromosome 10, TDr96_F1_v2_PseudoChromosome.rev07_lg8_w22 25.fasta, whole genome shotgun sequence encodes these proteins:
- the LOC120269950 gene encoding LOW QUALITY PROTEIN: chlorophyllide a oxygenase, chloroplastic (The sequence of the model RefSeq protein was modified relative to this genomic sequence to represent the inferred CDS: deleted 1 base in 1 codon): MTSVAALTLLPISICRPSSRSYSKKGCQNKDAFRVWAVFGEEGGGLEKKGNWGAIFNVEDPRARVHPSKGKILDVNQALEVARFDIQYLDWRARQDVLTIMLLHDKVVEVLNPLAREYKSIGTMKKDLAGLQDELARAHRQVHISEARVSTALDKLAYMETLVNDRLLQERNSNESSSDSALSPPSTSSISTEVSRVKSHRRGLNVSGPVQPYHPSLKNFWYPVAFSSDLKEDTMIPIDCFEEPWVIFRGRDGNPGCVQNTCAHRACPLHLGSVNEGRIQCPYHGWEYSTDGKCEKMPSTRMLDVRIRSLPCFEQEGMVWIWPGDAPPSPSLPSLLPPPGFQIHAEIVMELPIEHGLLLDNLLDLAHAPFTHTSTFAKGWSVPSLVKFLTPASGLQGYWDPYPIDMEFRPPCIVLSTIGISKPGKLEGQNTRECSTHLHQLHVCLPSSRQKTRLLYRMSLDFAPVLKHVPFMHLLWRYFAEKVLNEDLRLVVGQQERMINGANVWNWPVSYDKLGVRYRLWRESLESGTKQFPFAKQDK; this comes from the exons ATGACTAGCGTTGCAGCTCTTACTTTGCTCCCAATCTCCATTTGCAGGCCTTCATCCAGATCTTATTCCAAGAAG GGTTGTCAGAATAAGGATGCATTTAGGGTTTGGGCTGTATTTGGGGAAGAAGGGGGAGGATTGGAGAAGAAGGGCAATTGGGGAGCAATTTTCAATGTGGAAGATCCTAGGGCAAGAGTTCATCCATCAAAAGGTAAGATTTTGGATGTGAATCAAGCTTTGGAGGTTGCTAGGTTTGATATACAGTACCTGGATTGGAGAGCTCGCCAGGATGTGCTCACAATTATGCTTCTCCATGACAAG GTAGTAGAAGTTCTTAATCCATTGGCACGTGAATACAaatcaattggaacaatgaagAAGGATCTTGCTGGATTGCAAGATGAACTTGCGAGAGCTCATCGGCAG GTCCATATTTCAGAAGCCAGGGTATCAACTGCATTGGATAAGTTAGCTTACATGGAAACTTTGGTGAATGATCGACTACTGCAGGAGAGGAATTCGAATGAATCTAGTTCCGATAGTGCACTGTCGCCTCCGAGCACATCTTCGATATCAACTGAGGTCTCTAGAGTTAAATCACATCGAAGAGGTCTAAATGTGTCTGGTCCTGTCCAGCCTTATCATCCTAGCTTGAAGAACTTTTGGTATCCTGTCGCCTTTTCTAGTGATCTGAAAGAAGATACAATG ATACCTATAGATTGTTTTGAAGAACCATGGGTGATTTTTCGGGGAAGAGATGGGAATCCCGGGTGTGTTCAGAATACATGTGCTCATAGAgcttgccctcttcatcttggATCTGTGAATGAGGGCCGAATACAATGTCCATACCATG GGTGGGAGTACTCAACCGATGGAAAGTGTGAGAAAATGCCATCAACCCGAATGCTTGATGTGAGAATTCGATCCCTGCCGTGCTTTGAACAAGAAGGAATGGTGTGGATATGGCCTGGCGATGCTCCTCCATCGCCGAGCCTTCCTTCTTTGCTACCTCCACCCGGATTTCAAATTCATGCTGAG ATTGTGATGGAGCTTCCAATTGAGCACGGGCTTCTTTTGGACAATCTCTTAGACCTTGCACATGCTCCTTTTACTCACACCTCCACTTTCGCCAAAGGATGGAGTGTCCCGAG TTTGGTGAAGTTCCTCACACCAGCATCAGGACTTCAAGGGTACTGGGATCCTTATCCGATAGACATGGAATTCCGCCCT CCATGCATTGTACTCTCTACAATTGGAATCTCAAAGCCGGGAAAACTGGAGGGGCAGAACACTAGGGAATGCTCGACACATTTGCATCAGCTTCATGTCTGCTTACCCTCCTCGAGACAGAAGACACGATTATTATACAGAATGTCTCTGGATTTCGCCCCAGTTCTTAAGCATGTCCCTTTTATGCATCTCTTGTGGAGGTATTTTGCCGAGAAG GTGTTAAATGAGGACCTTAGACTAGTCGTAGGGCAGCAGGAAAGGATGATCAATGGAGCTAATGTTTGGAACTGGCCAGTATCTTATGACAAGCTTGGGGTGCGGTATCGGTTGTGGAGAGAGTCGCTTGAAAGTGGCACCAAGCAATTCCCGTTTGCTAAACAAGACAAGTAa